The window GAAACCCAAACCCTGGCCCATCCTCGCGATATTTTTCGGGAGCTGATTCGTCAGGGCGCTGCCGCCTGCATTGTGGCTCACAATCACCCCTCGGGCGACCTAACCCCCAGTCCTGAGGATTTGACCCTCACGGAGCAGCTTTTGGCAGGGGCCCATTTTCTGGAACTGCCGCTGTTGGATCATTTGGTGGTGGGCTATGGGGAATTTCGCAGCCTGCGCGAGACCACCGATCTTTGGGCCGCCTATCCCGCCATGGGCTAAGGGGGCTAGCTCAAGGTTGGGCGGGTGGCTCCGGCGTTTCGGGATTCTCCGGGGGATCTTCCGGCGGGTCAAAGGTGGGCCCATCCCAAGCACTCGACCAATAGACCCGACCGCCGCCGGTCATTGGTTTGGCCGGTTGCCAGCCGTTCAGCATCTCTTGCAGAGCATCCAAAGAGATCGATCGAGTCTCCCGCAGCTTGTGCCAAACCGATCGCGACAGCAGCAAGGAATGCTCAAATCGCTCGGCCCCAATACTTTCCAGATAGGCTTCCCGCTCCGGCTGGTAGTCCGCAGAAGCCAGCAAGAGGGGCAAATCGGGATTGAGCGATCGGGTAATCCGCGCCATTTGGGCCATCAACTCGGGATAGAGCCAGGTATAGGCCGGATGCACGGTTAACTCCGCCCGGTGGGGCAGCGCTGCATATCGGTGCGATCGCACTTGGAAATAGCCGATCGCGGCCTTCCGTTGGGGTTCAAACACATAACCCATCGTGGTTTCCAGCCCATCCATCCGCTGCCGGGTGTCCGCCAGGGCCGCCAACCAATCCGCCTTGAAGTCATCCACGCGCAAATCAAAGGTCTGGCGCACATGGGGGGGCATGGCCGCCGTATCCAGTTGATACAGCAAGGGCGCATCGGCATTCCCCACCGGCATCAGGTTGGGCAAGTCCGGTTCCCGCTCCGCCAGGGCTGTGAGGGCGGCCGGCGGAATAGACCAATAGGTTAACTGGGCGATCGGCTGGAATCCGTTTTGGCGATAGAGCGCCAGGGCATCTTTGCCATGCACATTCACCTCCAGCATCCAGGTGCGTGCTTCCCAAATGGTTTCAAAGCAGTAGCGCAACAGCTCGGAGCCGATGCCCTGGCTGCGACATTCCGGCATCACAGCCACCTGCTTCACACGCCAAGTGCTGCGCGATCGATTCACGGGCATCACTGCGATCGCCCCGCAAACCCGCCGATCGCGCTCGGCCACGCTGGCCCGTAACCGTCGCTGGCTGGGGGCCAGCATCTCCATCAGTGCCGATAAGCCATACCAAGTGCGCAGCCGCGGCCAATCCACCCCTGCCGTTTCCAGGGGGCTTCCTAGCCCGTCAAAGTCCGCTGAGTCCGCCGCAAGCTGGGCGATCGCATCCAAATCGCGATATTGGGCCCCTCGCAGGACAAGATCGGCATTTTGAGGCAAAAAAGCAGGCATCGCGCAGCCGCTCCCACATGGCAGGTTGCTCCTACTGTAGCGGTTTTGATTCCCAGGTGGGGTAACCGTTGGCGAATCCCGATCGTCAATCCCAAACGCCAGTGCTGCGATCGGGGCTAGGGCCTTAATTTTCGGGTGAGTAATTCAGCCCCTTCCTTAACCGCTATTCAAGCCGTTGGATTGATTATTTTCGATTTTGCACTTTCGGTTTCTGATTCAAGAATCGCCTGATTCTTTATTCGTCAACATTCCAATTTTCAGTGATTAACATCCAAATTCTTAATTGTCACAAGCTTTCAAAACCAGGAAATTCAACACCCTGATTCGTTGCTTCAAGTAGTTGCAAACCTGACAGATTGATAACTGGCCCACCCCAGGAAACCAACCGAGAACCGCAGTTGTCTGATAAAGCAACTGAGAAGGAAAACCTCGGAATTCAATCGGGTTTGGGAATTTTGAAATACTCGGCTCCGTCAAGATTTGCCAGTTTTTCAACTGTCCATCCCTCCGATCTCCGGATTTTAAACCCCTTTTCAGAAGTATGCAAAGAAGCGCACAGAATGCTTCTCTCAGAATTTTTCAGGGGATTCTTGATCGGGTTCCCCCTCGCTCCTCAGGATTTAAAACCATGCTGAATCGCAATCGCTGGAAAGCCGCCGCCGCTCTGTTGATGACCTTCGGAATGAACGTCACCACCATCACCCCGATGCTGGTTGCCCCTCTGGCTGCCCCTGCTCCGGCCGTGGCCCAAACCATTTCATTCCCTGATGTACCTGCCAATCATTGGGCCAGTGATTACATCCGCGCGCTGGTTTCTCAAAACATTTTGGCGGGTTTTCCCGATGGCACTTTTCGCCCCGATGCACCGGTCACGCGGGCAGAATTTTCAGCCATGTTACGCAAGGTTTATCAACGGGGCAGCATCCGCAGCGCGATCAATTTTGTAGATGTGCCCAGCAGCCATTGGGCCTATGATGCCATTCGCCGCGCCTATGAAATGGGCTTTGTTTCTGGTTATCCCGATGGCATCTTTTTGCCGGAACAAAACATTCCGCGTGAGCAGGTTTTGGTGGCGTTGGCAAATGGTTTGAACTATCAAGCAGCGGCTCCCACGGAACAGGTTTTAGGCAACTTTGCGGATAGTGGGGCCATTTCCAATTTTGCCCGCGGCCCGATCGCGGCAGCCACTGAAAAACGGATGGTGGTGAACTATCCGAACGTCAGCTATTTGAACCCTGGACGCAATGCCACCCGAGCGGAAGTGGCGGCTTTTCTCTACCAAGCCTTGACCAGTGAAGGGCGAGTGGCGGCTCTGAGTTCGCCTTATATTGCCAATGCTCAAACCGTGGCCACCAACTATCGGATTGCGGCGGGCACATCCCTGCCTGTGAGCTACATGAAGGAAAAAATCCTGCTGATGCCGGATGAAACCTTGCCGGTGACTTTTAATGTGCGCAACAACATCACCACCACCACGGGCCAGGTGTTGATTCCGGCGGGCAGCCAAGTGAAGGGAAATCTGCGGCCGGCCGGCGACAAGGCGACACAGTTTGTGGCGCAGGAAATTGTGATGCCCGATGGTTCAACGCGCTCCCTGAAGGCCACGTCCAGTGTGATTACAACGACGGAAACGGTGCGCAAGGGGGCTGATTTGGGTCGGTTGCTGAAGAATACGGCGATCGGGACGGCGGCGGCGGCGGCCATCTCGGCGGTGACGGGCGATCGGGCGATCGCCACGGAAGAGTTGCTGATCGGTGCGGGTGGCGGTGCGCTCTTGAGCCTAATCGAGCGGTTCTTGGGTCGCAACAGCATCGATGTGCTGGTGGTGCAACCGGAAACGAATCTGAACCTGACCCTCACGGATGATTTTGTGGTGGCGGCTCGCTAGGCGGGAAGTCCGCAAACCCGGCAGCGGGACTGAGACCCTGATTCAGAGCGTTCTCAGTCCCGTTGAGAGCATCCCGTTGAGCGCGATCGAGCGCCATGGCCCTTAGCTTGCGGGTTGCGGTTTCGATTTGGCTTCCAAATCTTCCAGGCGCGATCGCAGGGTTTGGTTGTCTTTTTTCAGTTGATCTAACTCTTGGCGTACCTGATCCAAGGCGCGATCGGAACCCGCATTGTGCTGCACTCGCTTCACGGCTTCTTCTGCCATCCGACGCACGCGGCCATCGGGCGACTGGCTGGCCAACCCTTGCAAAATCCCGATCGCCTTGGTGGTTTCCAGTTGTCCCAAGGCCGCCACCACCGCCACTTGGGTTAGGAAAAAGCTCTCGCGGGCGTAGGTTTGCAGCCCATTCAAAACCCGATCGACCGCTGGGGCTTCTTGACCGTTGGCCACTGCGCCCAGGGCCCGAATGGCCGCCAAGCGCAGGGCCTGGGGAATGCCCGGTTGGCTGGTTTCCAAAATCAGTTCCAGGGCGGCGGCGGAGGTTTTGAGGGCGCTCAGGCCACTGATGGCCCCTGATCGGACTACTTCATTCCAGCCCGATCGCTTTTTCAGGGCAGATTTGAGCAGCGTAATCGCCCGATCGGCCAAGGCCGGTTGGGCAGACGCGATCGACCCGATGGCCGCCAAGGCCGCCGACTCGGTGGAATAGCTGGCATCACCCTTTTTGGCGATCGGCTCCAGCACCGAATAAGCCGCCTCGGTTTTGAGGGAAGCAATGGCCTGAATTACCGATCGACGCACGCGGGGATCCGAATCCTTCAGCCCTGGCTTCAGGGCCGCCAACACCCCGTCCAAGCCAATGGTGGCCAGGTTATCGGCCACCTCGGCACGCACCCCCCAGAAGCGATCGCGGGTCAGGGATTGGGCCAAAGCATTCAAGGCCTCCAGCGTGCCTTTTTGGGCGATCGCTTTAGCCGCAAACACCCGGGCGATCGGGTCAGGATCAAACTGCAATTGGGCTTTCAATTCCGGCAGCGGATAATCTAGCTCCACCGTTTTGAGCCAATGATTCCCCGGATCAAAACTGACGAAATCTGGTTTTTGCTCCAAGGGGAAATAGAAGGTTTGTTCCCGATCGTGAATGGCCAGCTTCACGGTTTTGAATGTGACCTTGGGGGCGGGGGCTGACGCTTTTTTTGACTTTTTCGATTTCGGAGTGGGGCTGGCTGCTTCATAGCTGAGGGTTGCAAAGGCCACCGGAATTTTTAAATTAAACAGCGTCTCCAAATCCCCTTCCTTAGCTTGGGTTTGAATCACGGTCAATTTTGCAATGTTATTTTCCCCATCCCAGCTATAGGCAACCTTGAAATCAGGATGGCCTCCTCGAAACACATACTGATCAAACAGAAACAACAAATTGCGACCCGTTGTCTGTTCAATGGCTCGCAAGAGGTCGATCGTTTCGATGGCACCAAAGGCATGATTTTTGACAAATGTTTGAATTGATTTCCAAAACAAATCATCGCCCAATTCCTGATGCAGCATGTGATAAACACAGCCGCCCTTTTCATAGGTATGGCAATCATAAAGTTCGATCGGCTCGCGATAAACATGGGTCACCATGGGCCGCCGGTAGCGCCGCCGATCTTCCCCTAAATAGGCCCGTTGATCACCCAGGCGATAATAGGCCGCTTCCTCCGATCCATATTCATGCTCAGTCCAGAGGGTTTCGGAATAGGTAGCCATGCCTTCTTTCAGCCAAGCATGAGACCAATGCTTAATGACCAGCAAATCACCAAACCACTGGTGAGCCAGCTCATGAACCACCAAAGCTTCGGAATTGCGATTATCGATCGCCGCTCGTTCATCTAACAAACAGCGATCGGTTAACAGGGTCATGGAGGTGTTTTCCATACCCCCGAAAATGAAATCCTCCATGCAAGCTTGTCCATACTTGCTATAGGGATAGTCATAGTCAAATTTTTCGCTGAGAAAATCCATCATCGCGGGCGTTTTGCCCATGGTGCGCTGGGCTTCCGAAGCCCGATTCTGAGCGGTGTAATAGCTCACAGGTCGGCCGCGCCACTCATCCTTAATCTCTGCGAAATCTCCCACAGCCAGGGTAAACAGATAAACCGGATGAGGCTGTTTTTGATGCCAATGGTAAGTGGTGGTTTTGCCCTTAGTGGTCTGATTAATCAGCTCTCCATTTGAGAGCACCAGCAAACCACTGGGCACTTGCACTTGCATTTCGGAGGTGCAGAGTTGCCCTGGAAAATCAAAGCAGGGAAACCAAAACCGAGAATCTTCGTCCTCGCCTTGAGTCCAAACCTGCACATTTTTATTGGGATAGTCCGCCGTGGGCTGCACAAAATAAATGCCTCGTTGGGGACGATCTAATTGATAGTCAATGACTAATTTAAAGAGGTGATTGCGCTGGGTTGGTTCCGCAAGGGTAATAGCTAATTTTTTGCCGTCATACTCAAATTTTTGGGCGGTTTTGCCCACTCGTACCCCTTGAATTTGCATCGCCACCGCATCTAATTCCAGGCGATCGACTCCATCTTGTACGGGCAACAGGTCGATCGAGCAAGTTCCCGTGACCTGGCAATTGGGAATATCCAACACCAAATCAAGGGCCACATGTTGCGTGCGCACCGGGCGATCGGGGAGATAGTGGGGCTTGGCTCCGGGAAGTTGAAACGATCGCGCTTCATCTGCACTCAAACCCCAAAATGCTTCCAAAAACCGATTCCGCGACATGGTGGATTGCCCCTAACGATGATGGACTAGCGAAAAATTGCTGACCAATTGAACAATTCGAGCCAGCCTGATAAATTATTGATGGTCTTGGGCGCGAAATTATTGGTTCATTCCAGACTCGCCGTAGTTATTTTTAACATAACCATCGAGAAATGACTGCGTTTAATCCCTAGAAGTCTATGATATTTGCCCAAAACTCAAAACAAGTAGGCTATCATCTCTATAGTCTGGTGTTAAATCACAGGGGTAATCAGGTGAGATCAAGTAACTTACTAGGATTATAATTTTGCTTTTTTGATTTAGTAGAAATCAACTAATATTCAATATCGGCTCTTAAAAATCGGCTCTTAAAAAGTTATTGACTCTTAAAAAAATGTGGATCAATTTTATTTTTAATTTCAAATTGAATTTCAAATCCGAAATCTATTCAAGCCATTTTATTAGCTTACATCATTCGTTGACAATATCCATCAATCATAGACAAAGATGAGCTTTGCAACCTATCTTCATCTTCAATCGTTCAACCTTTCCAAGCCACTCAACGATATTACATTCGGCAGATACTCATTGCCCTATTATCAGCAAGTTTGCCAAGCCCTTGCTCAAAGCTGTTCACAATATCAGTCCTTGCCCCTTAGAAAAGCTCAGTTAGCAGACTATGCCAGTGTTCATAGTCAAGCCTATCTGAAAAAGCTAATTCTGAAAGCGCTTGATCGCCCATTGGATCAGGCCAGCCTTGCGCTGCCAGCTATTGGTTCTGACTGTCAGGGACTTGAGTATGCGATTCCAGGCTATCTATATGGCTTGGGCGGTATGCTAGAGGCCCTTGATTGGATGAAACAGGGCATTCTTCAGCGAGCTTATTGCTTTAGTATGGTTGGTCATCATGCCCATCGTGAATGGGGTCATGGATATTGTTTACTTAATCCTTTAGCGGCAGCAGTACGTTATGCCCAACTGAATGGTTTCGCCAAGGTCATTGTCATTGATTGGGACATTCATCATGGTGATGGCACTCAAGAAATTTTCAGCCATGATTCATCTGTTTATTGTATTAGTATTCATAGCACTGTAGATATTTACATGGCCAAGGCTTCTGGTCTTCAGTGGGGAACTACAGAACAAGCTGATCGCGTGGGTCATTGCAATATTCCAATTATTCCCAAGAATTTTCCGCGCACTGCGCTTGCAGAAGACGGTTTAGGTGGTGAATTTTATGAGGGCAAGGAAAGTATTAAGGTATTTCAAGAACGGTTAAGTCATTTACCATGGAAACCTGATTTGATCACTATTTTCTCAGGATATGACTCTCATCGAAAAGACTGTGGAGAAGATACAACCAACTGGACTAATGAAGACTTTGTACAATTGACTGAGATCACCTTACGAGTTGCCCACCATTTTAATTGTCCGGTGCTATCTTGTCATGGTGGAGGATATCGATTACCGACTACAGTATCGGCAGCTAGTGATCATATAAGCACTCTAGCCAAGTATTTAATTTAGTGGTGAACAACGACTTTAAACAGATTGAAATATAGCCTTTATGACAGATTCTAAAATTGCTGCTTCTATCAATAATCTCTTTCAAAATCTCCCGATCGAGTTACCCGAAGAGATCTTTGAGACGATTTTGCAAACTCCCGAGATCAAAATTGAGCGAATTTTATCGAAGGGACATCGATCGGAACCCGAATTCTGGTACGACCAAGCGCAATCCGAATGGGTTTTGGTGCTTCAAGGTCGTGCCCATTTGGAACTACCGGAAGGCAAGGTTGAGCTAAAGCCTGGCGACTATTTCAATATTCCTGCCCACCAAAAACATCGGGTTGCTTGGACAGACCCGGATGTGGAAACCATTTGGCTGGCAATTTTTTATTGAAATTTGCGCTCTGATGAGAGGGGATGAATTATCGTTTTTGAGGCTTGATTAGCCCTGAAATTTTGCTTTCAAGATTGCTTTCAAGATCGACTTTTAACCTTAGGTTCTTTTAATTTTGGGTTCTTTTAACTTTGGGCCACAACAACTCGATCGCGCCCGGCCCATTTCGCTTGATAGAGAGCGGCATCGGCCGCTTGCAACAGGGTGGCTACGGTAACCGCATGTTGCGGAAAACTGGCCACCCCAAAGGAGGCAGTAATTGCCCCCAGGGTTTGCCCACCGTGACGCAAGGATAAATACTTCAGCTCTTGGCACATCACCTCCGCCCGTTGCACCGTTTCTTCGAGGGTGGCTCCGGGCAAAATCAGTGTCATTTCCTCGCCACCATAGCGACAGGCGATATCGGAACCTCGGATGCGACTTTGCAGAAATTGCGCCACTTCCTGCAACACCAAGTCCCCGGCATCGTGGCCAAAGGTGTCGTTGAATTGTTTGAAATGGTCAATGTCCAAAATGATCGCCCCGATCGGGGAGCGATCGCGCCGGGCCCGACAAACCGCTTGCTCCAGGGCTTCCTCTAAATAGCGTCGGTTATAGAGACCGGTGAGCGGGTCGCGGATGCTTTGTTGTTGCAGGGTTTCCCGCAATCGCAGGTTGGAAATGGCCAAGGCCACCTGCTCCGCCACGGTGCGGGCGAGCTGTTGTTTTGGAGCTGAAAGGGAATCGTGCTGCGGGGTGCAAAGATACAGCAGTCCGAGGGTTTCGCTTTGGGCCATCATTGGCAAGCAAAGGGATTCCGCTTGGGATCCCAGGGGGTGGGCATGGCGACAGAGCAACCCCGTGTGTTTGTGCTCGGCCCAATGGATGCGGCCACGACGCAGGGCCCAGCAATCATCGGGATAGAACAGGGTTTCCCCGATCGGGTCAGGGCCCCAAGTGGCCACCGCCTCCAGGGCCACGCGGGTCGATTCCAGGGTAAACAGGGCCCCAGAACAGCCGGGAAACAGGGCTTGCACCAGGTCAGCCACGGCGGTGTAGGCTTCCTCCACGGTCACGCAAACCTGTAGGAAATCAATCATTTCACTCAGCAGCGCCATTTCGCGGTTGCGAAACTTCAGCTCCTCAATGCGTCGCTCCAGTTGTTGATTGGTTTCCTGAAGCACCTGTTCGGCCTGCTTGGTTTGGGTCACATCCCGAAAAGTCAGGGTCAGGCCGTCGCCTAATTTCACCGCCGTGAGTTGCAACCAAGCATCGCGGCCGTCAACTTGGGTGATTCGGAGCGATCGACTGAAGGCTTGGCCAGTTTCCACCACCCGCACATAGGCTTCAAAGAGGCCGTCTTGGCGCACAAGGGGCACTTGATCAAGCAGTTGTCGATTCAGCAGTTGATTGCGCGATCGCCCCAGCACCATTTCGGCCGAGGCGTTCACCGCCGTCCACAAAAAGTCCACAATCTGCCCGGCCCCGTTGCGGATCGTGCGCAGGGCAGCAATTCCATCGATCGAACTGTCGAGAATATCCGCCAGTTCCTGTTGGGTGCGGGCCAATTCGCTAATGTCCGTCAGGACTCCCCAAAGGATATCTTCCCCGTTGACTGCGCTGTGGCGCACCGCCCGCACCAGGCCATGAACAATGTTTTGATTGCGGTGCTCAAACCGCTGAATCAGTTGAATGCAGTTGGCCTGGTTCACCTGCACCGCCTGCCGCAGATTGTTCAGGGTCGATCGATCTTCCTCAATGAGCCGCTGTTCCCAAGTGGCCCACTCATCGGCCAACTCCGAGGGGCCATAGCCCAACAGGGCCTTCCACCGAGGCGACAACACCAGGCGATCGGTCGTTAGGTTCCATTCCCAAACCCCATCGTTCACCACTTGGGCAACCCCATCGCCCACTTGTCCCAGGAAATGGGTCAAGCCGGCAGACCAGTAGCCATGCACTGGCTGCGAACAAATTAGCGGGGAATAGTCTGAGTCTGGGGCTGGTTCTGACAACTGACCAGTCAGGCCGCCCCGTTCCACCACCGCTTCCAGCAAAGCCGTACGAGAAATGACCCCCGCAAAAACTCCCTGCTCCTCTAGCAACACTAACCAGGCGCATTTTTGAGCCTGAAACGTGTCCCAAGCGGTTTGCAAATTGGTCTGAGCGGGCAAGGTCACGGGTGGTCTAGCCAGGCTCATGAGGGCAGAGGTGGCCAATTCCCGCTGGGTCGCCACGGCCCAGGCCAGCTCGCTCACCGTCAGCACCCCGATCGGCTTCTCGCCCTGGGCCGTCGGCAACACCAGCACAATCAATTGTGATTCAGCAATCTGCGATGGGTGAATTCCCTGAAGATGCTGCACCATGTCTGCGATAGTTTTGTCCGCTGAAATCACCAGCGCTTGCGTTGCCGCAAGGTAGCCAGCTTCGCCCAGGGACAGGGAACGGACAGCGGGAATAATTTGGTGAGAATCAAGCACAGGATAGGAAAAAGCAAACGCCTGAATCAGTGAAATCGTTTGAATCGTTTTTGGCAGCCGTGATGCAGTGTTTGGGCCGATGGGGCCGGCTGACCATGAGCAACGTCCCCAGCAATCGCTAAGAGGTAAGCGGGCGGCTTGGGGCTAATTGATCACGACTAATATCCAAATTAATATCCAAAATCAGTACTCAAACAGTGCTAGGGCTGTTTATCGCCGCACAGAGCCGCGCGATCACCTGATCCTAACCCATTCATCCCAAGACCCTGATGGATTGCCTGATGCATTTCCCGATGTACTAGATCTCCAGATCTCCGACTAGATGCACGAACTGAGGTGCTCGTTATTGAATCCCCATGGAATCGCCGAATTGAATCACCGACTGGATTACCAGATGGACTACTGGATCAATTGTCGGATGAATCGAGCGGTGGACAGCTTGCAGCAACCACCAAGCCGAGTGGCCAGTCACCACACGGCGGGACTAACCAGCAATCAACAGCTCCGCATTTATTATGAGTGGGTTGGCCCGGTCTTCACCAAGGGTTGTTGATAGTCAGCCCTGTTGTTGAGGAATTGGGGGCGGCAACCCAAGAAAGTTCGCCTCAAAATCCGTATGGATTGATACAAATCACCGCAAGCTCTCTACCAATTGCTAGGATTGCCCTAATGATGGCGGTCGGTATGTGATCAGCGAGGCGGCGTGATGACTGATAATGCGGCCTTTTGGGAGGGCATCGAGCAGGCAAAACAAGGCGACCAAGCAGCGGCGATCGCTTGCTTTGACCAAGCCATTGCGGCGGATCCCCATTGGTCTGAAGCCTATTACCGGCGGGGTTTGGCCTATTTTGATATGGGCCGGTTGCAACAGGCTGCCTTTGACTATTCACGGGCGATCGAACTGGCCAATGATTATCAACCGGCTCTCTATGGCCGAGCCTTGGTTCGTGTGGTTTTGGATCACTTTGATGGAGCGTTGGATGATTTAGCCAGTCTGCTTCAGCTCAATCCCCAAAATCCAGCAGCCCACCAACTGAAGGCAACGGCCCTGCGCAAGCGAGGAGATCTGGCCGCCGCGATCGTCAGCCTGCGCAAGGCGACGGAGCTTTATCTCGATCGCCGCGATCCCGTGGGGGCCCGGCAATGTTTGGATTTACTGAAGCAGCTACAACCCAACGCCAGTCCGCCCGTGCTGACGGAACCGTTGCCCCCGTTTAATGCGCCGCCCACGTTGGCCAGTTTGCAGGCCACCGCCACGGGTGCGTCCACTGCGGGCACATCCAGCACGGGCACATCCAATACAGGTACACCCAATGCGGTCGCACCCGTGGGAGCAATGATGCGCCCAGAAGCCTTCTATGCCCAGGCTTTGAACCGGGCGGAGTCGGGAGATGTGCAGGGGGCGATCGCGGAGTTAGATTGGGCCCTGAAGTTGGATCCACAGGATCCAAAGGCGCTGGCTTGTCGGGCAGCGGTGCGCATTAAGCAAGGCAACTGGCAAGGGGCGATCGCGGATTGCAACCGGGCGATTCAAGGGGGTGGGGCTGATGCCACACTTTACCGTTACCGGGCCAGGGCCAGACTGGAAATGGGCGATCGGGCGGGGGCGTTGACGGATTTAGATCAAGCCTTAGCCCAAGATGACCAAAACCCGCTGCTGTGGTTGGCGCGGGGCGATGCCCAACAGGCACTGGGCAACTACAGCGCCGCGATCGGGGACTATAACCAAGCATTGGAGCTGGGGGGCGATCGGCCCGCCATTTTGCTGTTGCGGGCCCAAGCGGCCGTTCGCCAGGAAAACCTGAAGCAGGCGA is drawn from Limnothrix sp. FACHB-406 and contains these coding sequences:
- a CDS encoding diguanylate cyclase yields the protein MLDSHQIIPAVRSLSLGEAGYLAATQALVISADKTIADMVQHLQGIHPSQIAESQLIVLVLPTAQGEKPIGVLTVSELAWAVATQRELATSALMSLARPPVTLPAQTNLQTAWDTFQAQKCAWLVLLEEQGVFAGVISRTALLEAVVERGGLTGQLSEPAPDSDYSPLICSQPVHGYWSAGLTHFLGQVGDGVAQVVNDGVWEWNLTTDRLVLSPRWKALLGYGPSELADEWATWEQRLIEEDRSTLNNLRQAVQVNQANCIQLIQRFEHRNQNIVHGLVRAVRHSAVNGEDILWGVLTDISELARTQQELADILDSSIDGIAALRTIRNGAGQIVDFLWTAVNASAEMVLGRSRNQLLNRQLLDQVPLVRQDGLFEAYVRVVETGQAFSRSLRITQVDGRDAWLQLTAVKLGDGLTLTFRDVTQTKQAEQVLQETNQQLERRIEELKFRNREMALLSEMIDFLQVCVTVEEAYTAVADLVQALFPGCSGALFTLESTRVALEAVATWGPDPIGETLFYPDDCWALRRGRIHWAEHKHTGLLCRHAHPLGSQAESLCLPMMAQSETLGLLYLCTPQHDSLSAPKQQLARTVAEQVALAISNLRLRETLQQQSIRDPLTGLYNRRYLEEALEQAVCRARRDRSPIGAIILDIDHFKQFNDTFGHDAGDLVLQEVAQFLQSRIRGSDIACRYGGEEMTLILPGATLEETVQRAEVMCQELKYLSLRHGGQTLGAITASFGVASFPQHAVTVATLLQAADAALYQAKWAGRDRVVVAQS
- a CDS encoding tetratricopeptide repeat protein translates to MTDNAAFWEGIEQAKQGDQAAAIACFDQAIAADPHWSEAYYRRGLAYFDMGRLQQAAFDYSRAIELANDYQPALYGRALVRVVLDHFDGALDDLASLLQLNPQNPAAHQLKATALRKRGDLAAAIVSLRKATELYLDRRDPVGARQCLDLLKQLQPNASPPVLTEPLPPFNAPPTLASLQATATGASTAGTSSTGTSNTGTPNAVAPVGAMMRPEAFYAQALNRAESGDVQGAIAELDWALKLDPQDPKALACRAAVRIKQGNWQGAIADCNRAIQGGGADATLYRYRARARLEMGDRAGALTDLDQALAQDDQNPLLWLARGDAQQALGNYSAAIGDYNQALELGGDRPAILLLRAQAAVRQENLKQAIEDYQTAASLFCDRNDWERYRATLEQLKMLQQPVNLSPGLPQKSQNPLWQRLLGRVGGQEAIAQTLLDRARDHYPNMDEDWYLEKVLYDLERDDLPED
- a CDS encoding GNAT family N-acetyltransferase, which encodes MPAFLPQNADLVLRGAQYRDLDAIAQLAADSADFDGLGSPLETAGVDWPRLRTWYGLSALMEMLAPSQRRLRASVAERDRRVCGAIAVMPVNRSRSTWRVKQVAVMPECRSQGIGSELLRYCFETIWEARTWMLEVNVHGKDALALYRQNGFQPIAQLTYWSIPPAALTALAEREPDLPNLMPVGNADAPLLYQLDTAAMPPHVRQTFDLRVDDFKADWLAALADTRQRMDGLETTMGYVFEPQRKAAIGYFQVRSHRYAALPHRAELTVHPAYTWLYPELMAQMARITRSLNPDLPLLLASADYQPEREAYLESIGAERFEHSLLLSRSVWHKLRETRSISLDALQEMLNGWQPAKPMTGGGRVYWSSAWDGPTFDPPEDPPENPETPEPPAQP
- a CDS encoding histone deacetylase; translation: MSFATYLHLQSFNLSKPLNDITFGRYSLPYYQQVCQALAQSCSQYQSLPLRKAQLADYASVHSQAYLKKLILKALDRPLDQASLALPAIGSDCQGLEYAIPGYLYGLGGMLEALDWMKQGILQRAYCFSMVGHHAHREWGHGYCLLNPLAAAVRYAQLNGFAKVIVIDWDIHHGDGTQEIFSHDSSVYCISIHSTVDIYMAKASGLQWGTTEQADRVGHCNIPIIPKNFPRTALAEDGLGGEFYEGKESIKVFQERLSHLPWKPDLITIFSGYDSHRKDCGEDTTNWTNEDFVQLTEITLRVAHHFNCPVLSCHGGGYRLPTTVSAASDHISTLAKYLI
- a CDS encoding M1 family metallopeptidase; the protein is MSRNRFLEAFWGLSADEARSFQLPGAKPHYLPDRPVRTQHVALDLVLDIPNCQVTGTCSIDLLPVQDGVDRLELDAVAMQIQGVRVGKTAQKFEYDGKKLAITLAEPTQRNHLFKLVIDYQLDRPQRGIYFVQPTADYPNKNVQVWTQGEDEDSRFWFPCFDFPGQLCTSEMQVQVPSGLLVLSNGELINQTTKGKTTTYHWHQKQPHPVYLFTLAVGDFAEIKDEWRGRPVSYYTAQNRASEAQRTMGKTPAMMDFLSEKFDYDYPYSKYGQACMEDFIFGGMENTSMTLLTDRCLLDERAAIDNRNSEALVVHELAHQWFGDLLVIKHWSHAWLKEGMATYSETLWTEHEYGSEEAAYYRLGDQRAYLGEDRRRYRRPMVTHVYREPIELYDCHTYEKGGCVYHMLHQELGDDLFWKSIQTFVKNHAFGAIETIDLLRAIEQTTGRNLLFLFDQYVFRGGHPDFKVAYSWDGENNIAKLTVIQTQAKEGDLETLFNLKIPVAFATLSYEAASPTPKSKKSKKASAPAPKVTFKTVKLAIHDREQTFYFPLEQKPDFVSFDPGNHWLKTVELDYPLPELKAQLQFDPDPIARVFAAKAIAQKGTLEALNALAQSLTRDRFWGVRAEVADNLATIGLDGVLAALKPGLKDSDPRVRRSVIQAIASLKTEAAYSVLEPIAKKGDASYSTESAALAAIGSIASAQPALADRAITLLKSALKKRSGWNEVVRSGAISGLSALKTSAAALELILETSQPGIPQALRLAAIRALGAVANGQEAPAVDRVLNGLQTYARESFFLTQVAVVAALGQLETTKAIGILQGLASQSPDGRVRRMAEEAVKRVQHNAGSDRALDQVRQELDQLKKDNQTLRSRLEDLEAKSKPQPAS
- a CDS encoding cupin domain-containing protein, whose translation is MTDSKIAASINNLFQNLPIELPEEIFETILQTPEIKIERILSKGHRSEPEFWYDQAQSEWVLVLQGRAHLELPEGKVELKPGDYFNIPAHQKHRVAWTDPDVETIWLAIFY
- a CDS encoding S-layer homology domain-containing protein, producing MLNRNRWKAAAALLMTFGMNVTTITPMLVAPLAAPAPAVAQTISFPDVPANHWASDYIRALVSQNILAGFPDGTFRPDAPVTRAEFSAMLRKVYQRGSIRSAINFVDVPSSHWAYDAIRRAYEMGFVSGYPDGIFLPEQNIPREQVLVALANGLNYQAAAPTEQVLGNFADSGAISNFARGPIAAATEKRMVVNYPNVSYLNPGRNATRAEVAAFLYQALTSEGRVAALSSPYIANAQTVATNYRIAAGTSLPVSYMKEKILLMPDETLPVTFNVRNNITTTTGQVLIPAGSQVKGNLRPAGDKATQFVAQEIVMPDGSTRSLKATSSVITTTETVRKGADLGRLLKNTAIGTAAAAAISAVTGDRAIATEELLIGAGGGALLSLIERFLGRNSIDVLVVQPETNLNLTLTDDFVVAAR